The Aeromicrobium tamlense nucleotide sequence CGGCACCTTCGACGACTGACCCGATCCGCTCATGCGCCCAGCAGGTCCGTGCTGATCGTCTCGTCGTGGATGCCCATCCGCCGCAGCGAGGAGGGCCGGAGCCACCGCAGCCCGACGAACCAGAGCAGGCCCGAGCCGAGCGAGCCGAGCGTGAGCGTCAGCCCCCCGAGGTCGCCCCCGCGCACGTCCTCCACGATGGCGAGTCCTGCCAGCAGCAGCGTCAGCGCCGCGGCGAGACCGGCGAGGACCAGCGGCCCCGGCGTCAGCTCGTCGATGCGGTGCAGGAAGACCGGGAGCGCGAGGGCCACCAGTGCATACGCCACGAACAGGACGAGGACGGCGTGCTGGAGCAGCGCCATCGACAGCACGCCCACCTGGCGTCCTGTGACCAGGGTGAGGGTTGCGGGAGCGATCGCGACCGGCGCGACCACCAGCAGCGCCCCGACGGGCGACCCCCACCGGTCGTGCGTGCGACCCAGCACGGCAGGCAGGACGCCCTCGCGGGCGAACGAGAAGATCACCCGCGCCAGCGCGTTCCACGCGCAGAGGGTCAGCGCCAGGAACGAGACCGCCAGCAGCGAGCTCAGCACGGCGTCGGCGACGTGGGCGTCCACCGACTCCGGGAACCACCACTGCGCGGGACCGCCACGGCGCTCCCCCTCGGGGGCGGTCAGGGTGCCGACGGCCGTGAACGCGACGGCGTAGAGCGCCGCGGCCACCAGCAGCGCGCCGGTCATCGCGCGCGGGACGCTCCAGAAGGGTCGTGCGGCCTCGCCGCCGAGCGCCGCCGACGACTCGAAGCCCACCGTGATGCCCAGGACCGCGACGGCACCGAGCAGGACCCGCCACGGATCGGCGCCGTCGAGCGACAGGATCGCGAGGGACGGTGCGCCCTCCCGCGCGAACGTGAGCCCGGCGAGGACCAGCAGACCCACGACCAGCGCCGACTCCACCACCAGCGCCAAGCGGGTCGCGACCCGCACGCCACGCACGGAGACCAGCAGGCAGACCACCACGACCGCGGCGCCGATGCACCACTGGGAGCCGGCCCCGAGCGCGGGCGCGGAGGGGGCGGCCGACGCGACGGCGTCCGTCGACCGGCGCATCGTCTGCGACAGGCCGAACGCCACCAGGATCGCGTAGCCGAGCAGCATCGACGCTCCCACGAGCAGCCCTGCGCAGGGTCCGAGCGACCGCGTCACCCACGTGTACATCGAGCCGGGCGCGGCGATGCGGGTCGCGTAGTGCGAGAACACCCCGGCCAGCAGCAGCGCCAGCCCGAATCCGAGCACCGCGCTGAGCCAGGCGCCGGGCCCGACCACGGCGAGGAGCACGAACGGGACGCTCAGGGCGCTGGCTGCGGGCGCGATGACGGCGACCGAGTTCGCCAGCAGGTCCTCCGCACGAACGGACCGGCGGTCGAGTCCCGCGAGGTCGGAGGCCTCACGCACATCGGGGACCTCGGGCGGATCGGCGATCGCTCGCTCGAGGGCCGCGGGACCGGGCAGACCGTTCATGGTGCCGTCAGGCTAGAAATCTCTCGTATCCCGCGCGTTACGCGCCCGTGTCGGCGGGGGAACGACCGCGAGACGTGACGTCGGCGTGACAATGGGCGCATGCGTCCGACGGCCTCGATCCTGCACCTGGACCTGGACGCCTTCTTCGCCTCGGTCGAGCAGCGCGACAAGCCGTCCCTGCGCGGCAAGCCCGTGATCGTCGGCGGGATCGGTCAGCGCGGCGTGGTCTCCACCGCGTCGTACGAGGCACGGAAGTTCGGGGTCCGCTCCGCGATGAGCATGGCCGAGGCCCGATCGCGCTGTCCCCACGCGGCCTTCCTGTCCGGCCGGTTCGACGCGTACCGCGCGGCCTCGCGGATCGTCATGGACCGGCTGCGCGCCCTCTCCCCCGCCGTCGAGCCGCTCTCGCTCGACGAGGCCTTCGTCGACCTGGCCGCCGGCGAGGACTTCGACCCCGACCGGCTGCCCGAGCTCGTGGACGAGCTGCGCTCCGACGTCACGCGCCTGACCGACGGGCTCACGGCGTCGGTCGGCGTGGCGTCGTCGAAGCTCATGGCCAAGATCGCGAGCGAGATCGAGAAGCCGGACGGCTCCTTCATCGTCGCCCCCGGCACGGAGCGGAGCCTGCTGGAGCCGATGCCGATCGGCGTCATCGCGGGCGTCGGCCCGGCGACCGAGGCGCGGCTGCGCCACATCGGCGTCACGACCGTGGGCGACGTGTGGCGTCACTCCGAGGCCGAGCTGGTCGACCTGCTCGGGTCAGCGTCCGGTGCCTCGCTGCACCGACTCTCACGCGGCATGGACGACCGTGCCGTCAGCTCCCACCGCGAGAACAAGTCCGTCAGCACCGAGGACACCTTCGAGACCGACATCGTCGACCGGGCCGAGCTCGGGCTCATCTGCGACTCGCTCGCCCGCAAGACCGCTGAGCGGCTGCGACGGGCGCAGCTGTCGGGCCGCACCGTGACGCTCAAGGTCCGCTACCACGACTTCACGACCCACACCCGCTCCCTCACGCTGCCCGGGCCCACCGACCAGACGCGCCTGATCGTCCAGACCGCCCGCCGCCTGCTCGACGCCACGGACACCGGCGGCGGCCTGCGGCTGCTGGGCGTGGGGATCAGCGGGCTGGCCGACTGGGTCCAGGACGACCTGTTCGCCGAGGACACCGCGGACGACGAGCCCGTGCTGCCCGAGCCGGTCGAGGAGGTCCCCGCCGTCCCCGAGCCGCGCCGCGACTGGTCGCCGGGCATGGACGTCCACCACGTCGAGCACGGCGACGGCTGGGTGTGGGGTCGCGGCATGGGCCTGGTGACCGTGCGGTTCGAGACCCGGCACACCCCCGTCGGGCCCGTGCGGACCCTGCGCGCGGACGACCCCGATCTGGTTCCCGGCCATGCGGGGACGGTGTCGCAGCCGGCCGGTACGGTCGGGGAATGACCGACCAGCGGCCGACCGTCCCCTCCGCCCCCCGCCGTCCGGTGGAGCGCACGCACCACGGCGACACGGTCGTCGACGCCTACGACTGGCTGCGCGACAAGGACGATCCCGAGACGATCGCCTACCTCGAGGCCGAGAACGCGTGGGCCGAGGACACCACGGCGCACCTGGCCGACCTCCGCGAGCAGGTCTTCACCGAGATCAAGGACCGCACGCTCGAGACGGACATGTCGGTCCCGGTGCGCCACGACCGCTGGTGGTACTACTCCCGCACGGTCGAGGGACGTCAGTACGGCATCCGCTGCCGGGTGCCGCTGGCCGGCCCCGACGACTGGGAGCCGCCCGTCGTCGAGCCCGGCGCCACCCTGCCCGGCGAGGAGGTGCTGCTGGACTCGAACGAGGAGGCCGAGGGGCACGAGTTCTTCTCCCTCGGCGCGTTCAGCATCTCCGACGACGGCGACCTGCTGGCCTGGTCGGTCGACACCCAGGGCGACGAGCGCTACACGATCCGCGTCCGGCGACTCTCCACCGGCGAGGTCCTGCCCGACCTCGTCGAGGGCGCCGCGCCCGGCGCCACCTGGTCGGCCGACGGCCGCCACCTCTTCTACGTCACGGTCGACGAGGCCTGGCGCCCGCACCGCGTGTGGCGCCACGAGCTCGGCTCCACCGAGGACGACGTGCTCGTGTTCGAGGAGCCCGACGAGCGCTACTTCGTCGGCCTGGGCCGCACCAGCTCCGAGCGCTTCCTGGTGATCGCCGTCGGGTCCAAGATCACCACCGAGGTCCGTCTGCTCGACGCGCACGACCCCACGGGCGAGTTCTCCGTCGTGTGGCCGCGCCGCGAGGGCGTCGACTACTCCGTCGAGCACGTCGTCGTCGGCGGCCGCGACCAGCTCGCGATCCTCCACAACGACGGCGCCGTGAACTTCGAGCTGGTCCTGGCGCCGCTGGAGGACCCCACCGACACGCGCGTGCTCATCCCCGGGTCCGATGACGTCCGCCTCGAGGCGGCCGACGCGTTCGCCCACCACCTCGCCGTCTCGTACCGGCGCGACGCCACCACGCGCCTGGCCCTCATGGACATCGGCGACGACGGCATCGGCGCGCCGCAGGAGCTCGAGTTCGACGCCGAGCTGTTCACGTGCGGCCTCGCCGGCAACGCCGAGTGGGACCCGCGCTACCTGCGGATCGGCTACACGTCCTACGTCGAGCCCGCCACCATCTGGGACCTCGAGCCGGCCACCGGTGAGCGGATCCTGCGCCGCCGCGCGCCCGTGCTGGGCGACTTCGACCCGCAGGACTACGAGCAGCACCGCGCCTGGGTGCGCGCCGACGACGGCGCCCTCGTCCCGCTGTCGATCGTGTGCCGTCGCGGCACGCCGCGCGACGGCAGTGCCCCGGGCCTGATCTACGGCTACGGCTCGTACGAGATCAGCCTCGACCCCGACTTCTCGATCTCGCGCCTCAGCCTGCTCGACCGCGGCTTCGTCTACGCCGTCGCCCACGTGCGCGGCGGCGGCGAGCTCGGCCGCGCCTGGTACGACCAGGGCAAGCAGCTGGCCAAGAAGAACACGTTCACCGACTTCGTCGCCTGCGCCCGTCACCTCGCCGACGAGCGCTGGACGTCCGCCGACCGGCTGGTCGCCGAGGGCGGCAGCGCCGGCGGTCTGCTGATGGGCGCCGTCGCGAACCTCGCACCCGACGCGTTCGCGGGAATCTTCGCCGACGTGCCGTTCGTCGACCCGTTGACCACGATCCTCGACCCCTCACTGCCGCTCACGGTCATCGAGTGGGACGAGTGGGGCGACCCGCTGCACGATCCCGAGGTCTACGCCTACATGAAGGGTTACGCGCCCTACGAGAACGTGGCCGACATCGAGTACCCCGCGATCCTGGCCGGCACGTCGCTCAACGACACCCGCGTCCTCTACGTCGAGCCCGCCAAGTGGGTCGCCCGGCTGCGCGAGGTCACCGGGGCCGAGCGATCGGTCCTGCTGCGCACCGAGATGGCCGCCGGCCACGGCGGCGTCAGCGGTCGCTACGCCGCCTGGCGTCAGCGGGCCTGGGAGCTGGCGTGGATCATCGACACCGCGACCCGCGTGACCGGCGCCATTCCAAGAAACTCCTGAGAACGGAACACCAGCGCTGCCGCGTTCGTTGTACCGGGTGAAGCCACCGTCAGGAGGATCACCGTGGAAGACCGTGAATTCGAGGGCAAGGACAGCGTCGGCATGTACCTGTCCGAGATCGCGCGCACCCCGCTGCTCGACGCCGAGCGCGAGGTCGAGCTGAGCCGCACGATCGAGGCCGGGCTGTACGCCCGCCACTTGCTCGAGACCGGCCGCATCGGACGTGCGAAGGGCGGCGCGCCCAAGCGCGCCACGCGCGAGGAGCTGGAGTGGATCGCCGAGGAGGGCGACCGCGCCGTGCAGGAGTTCGTCCAGGCGAACCTGCGCCTCGTCGTGTCGATCGCGCGCAAGTACGGACGCGCGCAGATGCCGATGCTCGACCTCATCCAGGAGGGCAACACGGGTCTGATCCGCGCCGTGGAGAAGTTCGACTACGCCAAGGGCTTCAAGTTCTCGACCTACGCCACGTGGTGGGTCCGTCAGGCCATCACCCGTGGTGTCGCGCAGCAGGCGCGCGTCGTGCGCCTCCCCGTGCACGTCGTCGAGGAGCTGAACCAGGTCTCCGGCGCCCGTCGCAACCTCGAGCGCCAGCTGGGCTACGACCCCGAGCCCGCCGAGATCGCCGCCGAGCTCGGGATGGAGGTCGAGCGCGTCATCGACCTGCTCGCCTGGGGCCGCGACCACGTCAGCCTCGACTCCCCCGTGGACGAGGACGGCGACACCAGCCTCGGCGACCTGATCGCCCGCGACAGCACGCCCGGCCCCGACCTGGCGATGCTCGACCACGATGCCCGCGACCAGCTGCTCGCTCTCGTCGACCGACTGGAGGCCCGCGAGGCCGACATCGTCAAGGCCCGCTACGGCCTGCTCGACGGTCGCCAGCAGAAGCTCGCCGACATCGGCAAGCGCCACGGCATCTCGGCCGAGCGCGTGCGTCAGGTGGAGCGCCAGGCGATCGCGCGACTGCGCGAGATCGCCGATCCCGAACTGGCCGCGTAAGCGGTCACTCCCGAGCGGACGCTACTGCAGCGGCGTCGCGCTCATCGAGCGCCCGGCTCGACCAGGTCCTTCCAGACCTCGTCGACCCGGGCGCTCAGCTGTTCCCGGGTGCCGGTGTTCTCGATGAGGACGTCCGCGGCGGCGTTGCGCTGATCGCGGGACGCCTGCGCGGCGATGCGGGCGCGGGCGTCGGCCTCGCTCATGCCGCGGTCCCCCACCATGCGCGCGAGCTGGAGCTCCTCGGGCGCGTCCACGACGATGACGACGTCGCACGCGGCCGCGGCACCCATCTCCACCAGGAGCGGGTTGTCGTGCACGACGATGCCGTCGGGACCCGCCTGCTGCTCCCGCTCGGCTGCGAGATCGCGGATGGCGGGGTGCGTAATCGCCTCGAGGTCCTTCAGGGCCGCCGGGTCGGCGAAGACCAGCGCGCCGAGCGCGGGCCGGTCGAGCGTGCCCTCGGGGGTGATGACGCCGGCGCCGAAGCGCTGGGCGATGAGGTCGAGCGCGGGGCTGCCCGGCTCGACGACCTCGCGGGCCAGCCGGTCGTAGTCGATGATCGTGGCGCCCAGCGCGGCCAGACGCGCGCT carries:
- a CDS encoding APC family permease is translated as MNGLPGPAALERAIADPPEVPDVREASDLAGLDRRSVRAEDLLANSVAVIAPAASALSVPFVLLAVVGPGAWLSAVLGFGLALLLAGVFSHYATRIAAPGSMYTWVTRSLGPCAGLLVGASMLLGYAILVAFGLSQTMRRSTDAVASAAPSAPALGAGSQWCIGAAVVVVCLLVSVRGVRVATRLALVVESALVVGLLVLAGLTFAREGAPSLAILSLDGADPWRVLLGAVAVLGITVGFESSAALGGEAARPFWSVPRAMTGALLVAAALYAVAFTAVGTLTAPEGERRGGPAQWWFPESVDAHVADAVLSSLLAVSFLALTLCAWNALARVIFSFAREGVLPAVLGRTHDRWGSPVGALLVVAPVAIAPATLTLVTGRQVGVLSMALLQHAVLVLFVAYALVALALPVFLHRIDELTPGPLVLAGLAAALTLLLAGLAIVEDVRGGDLGGLTLTLGSLGSGLLWFVGLRWLRPSSLRRMGIHDETISTDLLGA
- a CDS encoding DNA polymerase IV; its protein translation is MRPTASILHLDLDAFFASVEQRDKPSLRGKPVIVGGIGQRGVVSTASYEARKFGVRSAMSMAEARSRCPHAAFLSGRFDAYRAASRIVMDRLRALSPAVEPLSLDEAFVDLAAGEDFDPDRLPELVDELRSDVTRLTDGLTASVGVASSKLMAKIASEIEKPDGSFIVAPGTERSLLEPMPIGVIAGVGPATEARLRHIGVTTVGDVWRHSEAELVDLLGSASGASLHRLSRGMDDRAVSSHRENKSVSTEDTFETDIVDRAELGLICDSLARKTAERLRRAQLSGRTVTLKVRYHDFTTHTRSLTLPGPTDQTRLIVQTARRLLDATDTGGGLRLLGVGISGLADWVQDDLFAEDTADDEPVLPEPVEEVPAVPEPRRDWSPGMDVHHVEHGDGWVWGRGMGLVTVRFETRHTPVGPVRTLRADDPDLVPGHAGTVSQPAGTVGE
- a CDS encoding S9 family peptidase; the encoded protein is MTDQRPTVPSAPRRPVERTHHGDTVVDAYDWLRDKDDPETIAYLEAENAWAEDTTAHLADLREQVFTEIKDRTLETDMSVPVRHDRWWYYSRTVEGRQYGIRCRVPLAGPDDWEPPVVEPGATLPGEEVLLDSNEEAEGHEFFSLGAFSISDDGDLLAWSVDTQGDERYTIRVRRLSTGEVLPDLVEGAAPGATWSADGRHLFYVTVDEAWRPHRVWRHELGSTEDDVLVFEEPDERYFVGLGRTSSERFLVIAVGSKITTEVRLLDAHDPTGEFSVVWPRREGVDYSVEHVVVGGRDQLAILHNDGAVNFELVLAPLEDPTDTRVLIPGSDDVRLEAADAFAHHLAVSYRRDATTRLALMDIGDDGIGAPQELEFDAELFTCGLAGNAEWDPRYLRIGYTSYVEPATIWDLEPATGERILRRRAPVLGDFDPQDYEQHRAWVRADDGALVPLSIVCRRGTPRDGSAPGLIYGYGSYEISLDPDFSISRLSLLDRGFVYAVAHVRGGGELGRAWYDQGKQLAKKNTFTDFVACARHLADERWTSADRLVAEGGSAGGLLMGAVANLAPDAFAGIFADVPFVDPLTTILDPSLPLTVIEWDEWGDPLHDPEVYAYMKGYAPYENVADIEYPAILAGTSLNDTRVLYVEPAKWVARLREVTGAERSVLLRTEMAAGHGGVSGRYAAWRQRAWELAWIIDTATRVTGAIPRNS
- a CDS encoding sigma-70 family RNA polymerase sigma factor, whose product is MYLSEIARTPLLDAEREVELSRTIEAGLYARHLLETGRIGRAKGGAPKRATREELEWIAEEGDRAVQEFVQANLRLVVSIARKYGRAQMPMLDLIQEGNTGLIRAVEKFDYAKGFKFSTYATWWVRQAITRGVAQQARVVRLPVHVVEELNQVSGARRNLERQLGYDPEPAEIAAELGMEVERVIDLLAWGRDHVSLDSPVDEDGDTSLGDLIARDSTPGPDLAMLDHDARDQLLALVDRLEAREADIVKARYGLLDGRQQKLADIGKRHGISAERVRQVERQAIARLREIADPELAA
- the coaE gene encoding dephospho-CoA kinase: MARRVGLTGGIASGKSTVSARLAALGATIIDYDRLAREVVEPGSPALDLIAQRFGAGVITPEGTLDRPALGALVFADPAALKDLEAITHPAIRDLAAEREQQAGPDGIVVHDNPLLVEMGAAAACDVVIVVDAPEELQLARMVGDRGMSEADARARIAAQASRDQRNAAADVLIENTGTREQLSARVDEVWKDLVEPGAR